Proteins from a single region of Streptomyces griseiscabiei:
- a CDS encoding LysR family transcriptional regulator, with amino-acid sequence MERRTDRPELPLQQVHAFVVLAEELHFGRAAGRLGIAQPPLSQQIRRLEDKVGHALFSRGPGGITLTPAGRELLPAARQALGGLADGLAAARDAGSGRAGRLRIGFAASLALTVLPGLLRAFRERFPGVALDIQEMTTTPQLAALRERTIDIGLLREPPADESEIEFATVLTEPFVAVLPSAHPLAAQRVVRVEQLADSPFVLLPRAVGPPLYDRITGVCVAAGFTPRVTQHAVEWQTVCALVGTGLGVSLAPESIRRIRLRGVAFRGIGRGSPRTRVAVAWRRDDSNPLVERLLSTLEQGFSPSSSAPRSGRGATPAGPPPR; translated from the coding sequence ATGGAACGCCGGACGGACCGCCCCGAACTACCGCTTCAGCAGGTGCACGCCTTCGTCGTGCTGGCCGAGGAACTCCACTTCGGCCGTGCCGCCGGCCGCCTGGGCATCGCCCAGCCTCCGCTGAGCCAGCAGATCCGGCGGCTGGAGGACAAGGTCGGCCACGCGCTGTTCAGCCGCGGGCCCGGAGGCATCACCCTCACCCCGGCGGGCCGGGAGCTCCTGCCCGCCGCCCGGCAGGCCCTCGGCGGCCTCGCGGACGGTCTGGCGGCGGCCCGGGACGCCGGCAGCGGCAGGGCCGGGCGGCTGCGGATCGGCTTCGCCGCCTCCCTCGCCCTGACCGTGCTGCCCGGCCTGCTGCGCGCCTTCCGCGAACGGTTTCCCGGCGTCGCCCTGGACATCCAGGAGATGACCACCACACCCCAGCTGGCCGCGCTGCGCGAGCGGACGATCGACATCGGACTGCTGCGCGAACCGCCCGCCGACGAGAGCGAGATCGAGTTCGCGACCGTGCTGACCGAGCCGTTCGTGGCCGTCCTGCCGTCCGCGCACCCGCTCGCGGCCCAACGCGTCGTCCGCGTCGAGCAGTTGGCGGACAGCCCCTTCGTGCTGCTGCCGCGCGCCGTCGGCCCGCCGCTGTACGACCGGATCACCGGTGTATGTGTCGCGGCGGGCTTCACTCCCCGGGTGACCCAGCACGCCGTGGAGTGGCAGACCGTCTGCGCCCTGGTGGGGACCGGGCTGGGTGTGTCCCTGGCCCCGGAGAGCATCCGCCGTATCCGGCTCAGGGGCGTCGCCTTCCGCGGCATCGGGCGCGGCTCCCCGCGCACCCGGGTCGCCGTCGCCTGGCGCCGGGACGACTCGAATCCCCTGGTCGAGCGGCTGCTGTCCACCCTCGAACAGGGCTTCAGCCCGTCGTCCAGCGCTCCTCGATCCGGGCGAGGCGCCACACCAGCAGGGCCACCGCCCAGGTGA
- the nicT gene encoding Nickel transporter NicT translates to MAPVTDTVPTASPAPTERSGFSWRRVRASMSRKEWASLGGMAGFILALHVIGWFTLVVIVAPEHYSVGSKTFGIGMGVTAYTLGMRHAFDADHIAAIDNTTRKLMGEGQRPLSVGFWFSLGHSSIVFALTFLLTLGVKALAGPVRDDDSTLHDITGWVGTTVSGTFLYVIAIINLVIMVGIWKVFREMRSGTFDEAALEERLNSRGFMNRLLGRLMRSITKPWQMFPLGLLFGLGFDTATEVALLVLAGSGAASGLPWYAILCLPVLFAAGMSLLDTIDGSFMNFAYGWAFSKPVRKVYYNLTITGLSVAVALLIGTVELLGLVAEKAHLHGAFWDWVAGLDLNVIGYVVVGLFVVTWAVALLVWRLARIEERWTTG, encoded by the coding sequence ATGGCCCCAGTCACCGACACCGTCCCCACGGCCTCGCCGGCCCCCACCGAACGGAGCGGCTTCTCCTGGCGTCGTGTCCGCGCCTCGATGTCACGCAAGGAGTGGGCGAGCCTCGGCGGGATGGCCGGCTTCATCCTGGCGCTGCATGTCATCGGCTGGTTCACCCTGGTCGTGATCGTCGCGCCCGAGCACTACAGCGTCGGCAGCAAGACCTTCGGCATCGGCATGGGTGTCACCGCCTACACCCTCGGTATGCGGCACGCCTTCGACGCCGACCACATCGCCGCCATCGACAACACCACCCGCAAACTGATGGGCGAGGGGCAGCGCCCGCTGTCGGTCGGCTTCTGGTTCTCCCTCGGCCACTCGTCGATCGTCTTCGCCCTCACCTTCCTGCTCACCCTCGGGGTCAAGGCGCTCGCCGGACCGGTCCGCGACGACGACTCCACCCTGCACGACATCACCGGCTGGGTCGGCACCACCGTCTCCGGGACCTTCCTGTACGTCATCGCGATCATCAACCTGGTGATCATGGTGGGCATCTGGAAGGTGTTCCGCGAGATGCGCTCGGGCACCTTCGACGAGGCCGCCCTGGAGGAGCGGCTGAACAGCCGGGGGTTCATGAACCGACTCCTCGGACGGCTGATGAGGTCCATCACCAAGCCGTGGCAGATGTTCCCGCTGGGTCTGCTCTTCGGCCTCGGCTTCGACACGGCGACCGAGGTCGCGCTGCTGGTCCTGGCCGGGTCGGGCGCGGCCTCCGGGCTGCCCTGGTACGCGATCCTGTGCCTGCCGGTCCTGTTCGCGGCCGGTATGTCGCTCCTGGACACGATCGACGGCTCGTTCATGAACTTCGCCTACGGCTGGGCGTTCTCCAAGCCCGTCCGCAAGGTCTACTACAACCTCACGATCACCGGCCTCTCGGTGGCCGTCGCCCTGCTCATCGGCACGGTCGAACTGCTCGGCCTCGTCGCCGAGAAGGCACATCTGCACGGTGCGTTCTGGGACTGGGTCGCAGGCCTCGACCTCAACGTCATCGGCTATGTCGTCGTCGGCCTGTTCGTCGTCACCTGGGCGGTGGCCCTGCTGGTGTGGCGCCTCGCCCGGATCGAGGAGCGCTGGACGACGGGCTGA
- a CDS encoding ABC transporter ATP-binding protein, translated as MLELRAITAGYDRRAPVVRDVSLTVAPGEAVGLLGPSGCGKSTLARVAALLHRPDAGTLTLDGTPVRRWRHRAPRGRRTAFGVVFQQPRLSADPRLRLADLVAEPLRATGRRAEAPDRVTELAATVGLTPDLLTRRPHEVSDGQLQRACLARALVLRPRWLICDEMTAMLDASTTAALVAVVEEYRTATGAGLLAVGHDRVLLRRWCDRTVHWESLT; from the coding sequence GTGCTTGAGCTGCGCGCCATCACCGCCGGATACGACCGGCGCGCCCCCGTCGTCCGGGACGTCTCCCTGACCGTCGCCCCCGGCGAGGCCGTCGGACTGCTCGGCCCCAGCGGCTGCGGCAAGTCCACCCTCGCCCGGGTGGCGGCCCTGCTGCACCGCCCCGACGCCGGAACCCTCACCCTCGACGGCACACCCGTACGGCGATGGCGACACCGCGCCCCGCGCGGGCGACGCACCGCGTTCGGCGTCGTCTTCCAGCAGCCGAGGCTCTCGGCCGACCCCCGGCTGCGGCTCGCCGACCTCGTCGCCGAACCGCTGCGGGCCACCGGCCGCCGGGCGGAGGCACCGGACCGGGTCACCGAACTGGCGGCCACGGTCGGCCTCACCCCGGACCTGCTGACCCGGCGCCCCCACGAGGTGAGCGACGGCCAGCTCCAACGGGCCTGCCTCGCCCGCGCGCTGGTGCTGCGTCCGCGCTGGCTGATCTGCGACGAGATGACCGCCATGCTCGACGCTTCCACGACCGCCGCGCTGGTCGCCGTGGTGGAGGAGTACCGGACGGCCACCGGCGCGGGCCTGCTGGCCGTCGGCCACGACCGCGTACTCCTGCGGCGCTGGTGCGACCGCACGGTCCACTGGGAGAGCCTGACCTGA
- a CDS encoding ABC transporter ATP-binding protein — protein sequence MPGGRRVAAVTDVDFEVAAGECLVLIGESGCGKSVLASALLGLLPGNARTRGEARLGELELLGADERTLARTVRGRLIGLVPQSPAAHLTPVRTIRSQLEETVAALTGARGRAAVHEAAEAAAGRAAFPADHLDRYPHELSGGLAQRAATALALVGDAPLLLADEPTTGLDRDLVDRTVDELRRHVDTRTGRALLVITHDLAAAARIADRVAVMYAGRVVELTDAVTFFDTPGPRHPYSRGLLDALPDRAFTPVPGMPPELGDLPDGCAFAARCDRADDRCATPPPTRGGLACHHPHGTTSLPVAPPPASEDIRA from the coding sequence ATGCCCGGCGGACGCCGTGTCGCCGCCGTGACCGACGTGGACTTCGAGGTCGCGGCCGGTGAGTGCCTGGTGCTGATCGGGGAGAGCGGCTGCGGCAAGTCCGTGCTGGCCTCCGCGCTGCTCGGGTTGCTGCCGGGCAACGCGCGGACCAGGGGCGAGGCCCGGCTCGGTGAGCTGGAACTGCTCGGCGCCGACGAGCGGACGCTCGCCCGGACGGTACGGGGCCGGCTGATCGGCCTGGTCCCGCAGAGCCCGGCGGCCCATCTCACCCCCGTCCGCACCATCCGCTCGCAGCTGGAGGAGACGGTCGCCGCCCTGACCGGCGCACGCGGGCGTGCCGCCGTACACGAGGCCGCAGAGGCGGCGGCCGGGCGCGCCGCGTTCCCCGCCGACCACCTCGACCGGTATCCGCACGAACTCTCCGGCGGCCTCGCCCAGCGCGCCGCCACCGCGCTCGCCCTCGTCGGCGACGCGCCCCTGCTGCTCGCCGACGAACCCACCACCGGACTCGACCGCGACCTGGTGGACCGCACGGTCGACGAACTGCGCCGCCACGTCGACACCCGCACGGGCCGCGCCCTGCTGGTCATCACCCACGACCTGGCCGCCGCCGCGCGCATCGCCGACCGGGTCGCCGTCATGTACGCGGGCCGCGTCGTCGAACTCACCGACGCCGTCACGTTCTTCGACACCCCCGGTCCCCGTCACCCCTACAGCCGCGGCCTCCTCGACGCCCTCCCCGACCGGGCCTTCACCCCCGTCCCGGGGATGCCCCCCGAACTGGGCGACCTCCCGGACGGCTGCGCCTTCGCCGCCCGCTGCGACCGCGCCGACGACCGCTGCGCCACCCCACCGCCGACCAGGGGCGGTCTCGCCTGCCACCACCCGCACGGCACGACCTCCCTCCCCGTCGCGCCCCCGCCCGCCTCGGAGGACATCCGTGCTTGA
- a CDS encoding ABC transporter permease: protein MFRTSVADTAAESPPGSAWRSRGPNRRSTHTLRSRTSAALVAVTVLAVLLVPPLVQLDQQAVDLAAKLRPPSWAHPFGTDDVGRDLLLRCVYGLRVSLLVGLAAALTATVIGTAVGATAGALGGRADRLVMRLVDTVSSVPHLLLGIFIVAMFRPGVWPVVVSVALTHWLSTARIVRAEVLSLRSRPYIDAAVSGGASRWRVTVRHLLPGVLPQAALAAVLMVPHAMWHESALSFLGLGLPTHTASLGTLVQSARGSLLAGQWWPTLFPGLFIIVPTLAIAGLAGVWRERLSPRRRSELML, encoded by the coding sequence ATGTTCCGTACGTCCGTGGCTGACACGGCAGCCGAGTCGCCGCCCGGGTCCGCGTGGCGCTCTCGCGGCCCGAACCGCCGCTCCACGCACACCCTCCGGTCGCGGACCTCCGCCGCGCTGGTCGCGGTGACGGTCCTCGCCGTCCTCCTCGTACCGCCGCTGGTCCAGCTCGACCAGCAGGCCGTCGACCTGGCCGCCAAACTGCGACCACCGTCCTGGGCCCACCCGTTCGGCACCGACGACGTCGGCCGCGACCTGCTCCTGCGCTGCGTCTACGGCCTCCGCGTCTCCCTGCTCGTCGGTCTCGCCGCCGCCCTGACCGCGACCGTGATCGGCACGGCGGTCGGGGCCACCGCCGGGGCGCTCGGCGGCCGGGCCGACCGGCTCGTCATGCGGCTGGTCGACACGGTGTCGTCCGTGCCCCATCTGCTGCTCGGCATCTTCATCGTCGCCATGTTCCGGCCGGGCGTCTGGCCCGTCGTCGTCTCGGTCGCGCTCACCCACTGGCTGTCGACCGCCCGGATCGTCCGCGCCGAGGTGCTGTCCCTGCGCTCCCGCCCGTACATCGACGCGGCCGTCTCCGGCGGCGCCTCCCGGTGGCGGGTGACCGTACGGCATCTGCTGCCCGGCGTGCTGCCGCAGGCCGCGCTCGCCGCCGTCCTGATGGTGCCGCACGCCATGTGGCACGAGTCCGCCCTGTCCTTCCTCGGCCTCGGACTGCCCACCCACACGGCCAGCCTCGGCACCCTCGTCCAGAGCGCCCGGGGCTCCCTCCTCGCGGGCCAGTGGTGGCCCACCCTCTTCCCCGGCCTCTTCATCATCGTCCCCACCCTCGCCATAGCCGGCCTCGCGGGAGTCTGGCGCGAACGCCTCAGCCCCCGCCGCCGATCGGAGCTGATGCTGTGA
- a CDS encoding ABC transporter permease gives MARLTGRRALFAVPVVLVVTFGVFAIAAASPFDPVKAYAGTAALGADQETLDRLRANLGVDEPFAVRWWRWLTSALTGDLGESSVLRQPVAQVIAERLVWSTLLCAVAFAVAVLLGTTLGVLAARRPGGWLDRAVTSAAYTLEAAPVFWVALLAVWLFALQLGVLPAGGLTDTSTEQVTAGQVAHHLVLPAGVLAVSQLPWFTLYVRQGVGDALAEDPVRGARARGIAERTVLLHHALRSGLLPVLTLIGSRVPELITGALLVESVFSWPGIAAATVEAATAVDFPLLAALTTLAAVAVLTGNLLADLLYGLIDPRVKLSEL, from the coding sequence ATGGCACGACTGACCGGACGGCGTGCCCTGTTCGCCGTCCCCGTCGTCCTCGTCGTCACCTTCGGCGTGTTCGCGATCGCCGCCGCCTCCCCCTTCGACCCCGTCAAGGCGTACGCGGGCACCGCCGCCCTCGGCGCCGACCAGGAGACCCTGGACCGGCTGCGCGCCAACCTCGGCGTGGACGAGCCGTTCGCCGTGCGCTGGTGGCGCTGGCTGACGTCCGCGCTCACCGGCGACCTCGGCGAGTCCAGCGTGCTGCGCCAGCCGGTGGCCCAGGTCATCGCCGAACGCCTCGTCTGGTCGACCCTGTTGTGCGCGGTCGCCTTCGCCGTCGCCGTCCTGCTCGGCACCACGCTGGGCGTGCTCGCCGCCCGCCGCCCCGGCGGATGGCTCGACCGGGCCGTCACCTCCGCCGCGTACACCCTCGAAGCCGCGCCCGTCTTCTGGGTCGCCCTGCTCGCCGTCTGGCTGTTCGCGCTCCAACTGGGCGTACTTCCGGCGGGCGGTCTGACGGACACTTCCACCGAACAGGTCACGGCCGGGCAGGTCGCGCACCACCTCGTCCTGCCCGCCGGGGTGCTCGCCGTCTCCCAACTGCCCTGGTTCACCCTGTACGTACGGCAGGGCGTCGGCGACGCGCTGGCCGAGGACCCGGTACGGGGCGCCCGCGCCCGGGGCATCGCCGAACGCACGGTCCTCCTGCACCACGCGCTGCGCTCCGGACTGCTGCCGGTCCTCACCCTGATCGGCTCCCGCGTCCCCGAACTCATCACCGGCGCCCTGCTCGTGGAGAGCGTCTTCAGCTGGCCCGGTATCGCGGCGGCCACCGTGGAGGCGGCCACCGCCGTCGACTTCCCGCTCCTCGCCGCCCTCACCACGCTCGCCGCCGTCGCCGTCCTCACCGGGAACCTGCTGGCGGACCTCCTGTACGGCCTGATCGACCCGAGAGTGAAGCTCAGTGAACTGTGA
- a CDS encoding ABC transporter substrate-binding protein yields the protein MTSRPIRGAAVAAAVALGATACSAPGGGTDGGGPADSVVIGVASEPDTLSPLLGYGKDGNSKIFDGLLARDADLELRPALAKALPQVADGGRTYTYTLRENVKFSDGEPLTSADVVFTYRTVLDAKTNNTARSELDAVKEVRADGDDKVVFTLDYPYAPFAGRTVLPIVPAHIAGKQDPNTGSFNTEPIGTGPYVLSTWSRGEKLTFKANPDYWGGAPKVKKFTMAIVEDDDVRATRLRSGDLDGAILPPDLAAGFAKDGDRKTYDAKSYDYRTVTLPTGNDVTGDRAIRRALDAAVDREAMVDQILDGAGRPAYGPLPGDDPWFAKGIERPQDLGKAARVLDEAGWRTGPDGIRANAGTKAAFTLLYPSGDKVRQDHALAYASDAKKAGIDVTVESATWEVIEPRMKDTAVLAGFGSTGDPDFGLYTMLHSSLAGDGFNNMGRYANPKVDEALDTGRRSQDDAARKSAYDTLQRELVKDPGYTFLTHIDHVYVLADRWDGLTTQVEPHEHGFASGPWWNIETWRPRT from the coding sequence ATGACGTCCCGACCGATACGAGGTGCCGCCGTCGCGGCGGCGGTGGCCCTCGGCGCCACCGCCTGCTCGGCGCCCGGCGGTGGCACCGACGGCGGCGGCCCGGCCGACTCCGTCGTGATCGGGGTGGCGTCCGAGCCGGACACCCTCAGCCCGCTCCTCGGCTACGGCAAGGACGGCAACTCGAAGATCTTCGACGGGCTGCTGGCCCGGGACGCCGACCTGGAACTGAGACCCGCCCTGGCGAAGGCGCTGCCCCAAGTGGCCGACGGCGGCCGGACGTACACCTACACCCTCCGCGAGAACGTCAAGTTCAGCGACGGCGAACCCCTGACCTCCGCCGACGTGGTCTTCACCTACCGGACCGTGCTGGACGCGAAGACCAACAACACCGCCCGCAGCGAACTCGACGCCGTCAAGGAGGTCCGGGCGGACGGCGACGACAAGGTCGTCTTCACCCTCGACTACCCCTACGCGCCCTTCGCCGGCCGCACGGTCCTGCCGATCGTCCCCGCACACATCGCGGGGAAGCAGGACCCCAACACCGGCTCCTTCAACACCGAGCCGATCGGCACCGGCCCGTACGTCCTGTCCACCTGGAGCAGGGGCGAGAAGCTCACCTTCAAGGCCAACCCGGACTACTGGGGCGGCGCCCCGAAGGTGAAGAAGTTCACCATGGCGATCGTCGAGGACGACGACGTACGCGCCACCCGGCTGCGCTCCGGCGACCTCGACGGCGCGATCCTGCCACCCGATCTCGCCGCCGGCTTCGCGAAGGACGGCGACCGGAAGACCTACGACGCCAAGTCCTACGACTATCGCACCGTCACCCTCCCCACCGGGAACGACGTCACCGGCGACCGCGCGATCCGGCGGGCCCTCGACGCCGCCGTGGACCGCGAGGCCATGGTCGACCAGATCCTCGACGGCGCCGGCCGCCCGGCGTACGGACCGCTGCCCGGCGACGACCCCTGGTTCGCGAAGGGCATCGAACGCCCCCAGGACCTCGGCAAGGCCGCACGCGTCCTGGACGAGGCGGGCTGGAGGACCGGCCCGGACGGCATCCGCGCCAATGCGGGCACGAAGGCGGCCTTCACCCTGCTCTACCCGTCCGGCGACAAGGTCCGCCAGGACCACGCCCTCGCCTACGCCTCCGACGCCAAGAAGGCCGGCATCGACGTGACCGTGGAGAGCGCCACCTGGGAGGTGATCGAGCCGAGGATGAAGGACACCGCCGTCCTCGCCGGCTTCGGCTCCACCGGCGACCCCGACTTCGGCCTCTACACGATGCTGCACTCCTCCCTCGCCGGCGACGGCTTCAACAACATGGGCCGCTACGCCAACCCGAAGGTGGACGAAGCCCTCGACACCGGCCGCCGAAGCCAGGACGACGCCGCCCGCAAGAGCGCGTACGACACGCTCCAGCGCGAACTGGTGAAGGACCCCGGCTACACCTTCCTCACCCACATCGACCACGTCTACGTCCTCGCCGACCGCTGGGACGGACTGACCACCCAGGTCGAACCGCACGAACACGGCTTCGCGTCCGGCCCCTGGTGGAACATCGAGACCTGGCGGCCACGGACGTGA
- a CDS encoding DUF1775 domain-containing protein: MHRPTLVRSSRRLGVLTAAALAVAVATAGPAAAHAEVEAEGARALDQNVDLTFSAESESASAGITKVEVILPKGLVPADLTYKEGPDGWKFAPTDRGYTVSGTKLAVGEDVEYVVTVRQLPDAKSLVFKTLQSYSDGKVDRWIELEEEAEGDGHGHGHPAPRLDLKAAAPGAEVVSPTPSADPTTAPPSPSPEKSAEAATPSAEAAADSTDGDDGGSLAVPLGIGAVVLLALGGGAWWYRSRRSGTTT, from the coding sequence GTGCACCGCCCGACCTTGGTACGCAGTTCGCGCCGTCTCGGCGTTCTCACCGCAGCCGCGCTCGCGGTCGCCGTCGCCACCGCGGGGCCGGCCGCGGCCCACGCGGAGGTCGAGGCGGAGGGCGCCCGCGCCCTCGACCAGAACGTCGACCTCACCTTCTCCGCCGAGTCGGAGTCGGCCTCCGCCGGCATCACCAAGGTGGAGGTGATCCTGCCCAAGGGCCTCGTCCCCGCCGACCTCACCTACAAGGAGGGCCCGGACGGGTGGAAGTTCGCCCCCACCGACCGGGGCTACACGGTGTCCGGCACCAAACTCGCGGTGGGCGAGGACGTCGAGTACGTGGTCACCGTACGGCAGTTGCCCGACGCGAAGTCGCTGGTGTTCAAGACCCTCCAGTCGTACAGCGACGGCAAGGTGGACCGCTGGATCGAACTGGAGGAGGAGGCGGAGGGCGACGGCCACGGCCACGGTCACCCGGCGCCCCGCCTGGACCTCAAGGCCGCCGCGCCCGGCGCCGAGGTCGTGAGCCCCACCCCCTCGGCGGACCCCACGACGGCTCCGCCCTCCCCCTCGCCCGAGAAGAGCGCCGAGGCCGCCACGCCGTCGGCGGAGGCCGCGGCGGACAGCACCGACGGCGACGACGGCGGCTCCCTGGCGGTCCCCCTCGGCATCGGCGCGGTGGTCCTGCTCGCGCTCGGCGGGGGCGCGTGGTGGTACCGGTCCCGCCGGAGCGGCACCACCACCTGA
- a CDS encoding energy-coupling factor ABC transporter permease, whose product MHIAEGFLPPAHAIAWGVASAPFVVHGVRALTREVKEHPESTLLLGASGAFTFVLSALKLPSVTGSCSHPTGTGLGAILFRPPIMAVLGTITLLFQALLLAHGGLTTLGANVFSMAIAGPWAGYGIYRLLRRFDVPLMVTVFFGAFVADLVTYCVTSVQLALAFPDPSSGFLGALGKFGSIFAVTQIPLAISEGLLTVLVMRLLVQSSKGELTRLGVLLTGKRDRTETATETETGAVAR is encoded by the coding sequence ATGCACATAGCCGAGGGTTTCCTTCCTCCGGCGCACGCGATCGCCTGGGGCGTCGCGTCCGCGCCATTCGTCGTCCACGGAGTCCGGGCACTCACCCGTGAGGTCAAGGAGCACCCCGAGAGCACCCTGCTGCTCGGTGCCTCCGGTGCCTTCACCTTCGTCCTGTCCGCACTGAAGCTGCCTTCGGTCACCGGGAGTTGTTCCCACCCCACCGGCACCGGACTCGGCGCCATCCTGTTCCGGCCACCGATCATGGCGGTCCTGGGCACCATCACCCTGCTCTTCCAGGCACTGCTGCTCGCGCACGGCGGGCTGACCACGCTCGGCGCCAACGTCTTCTCGATGGCGATCGCCGGCCCCTGGGCGGGGTACGGCATCTACCGGCTGCTGCGGCGGTTCGACGTGCCGCTGATGGTCACCGTGTTCTTCGGCGCGTTCGTCGCCGACCTGGTCACCTACTGCGTCACCAGCGTGCAGCTGGCGCTCGCGTTCCCCGACCCGAGCAGCGGTTTCCTGGGCGCGCTCGGCAAGTTCGGCTCCATCTTCGCCGTCACCCAGATCCCGCTGGCGATCAGCGAGGGCCTGCTCACGGTGCTGGTGATGCGGCTGCTGGTGCAGTCGAGCAAGGGCGAACTGACCCGGCTCGGCGTGCTCCTGACCGGCAAGCGCGACCGCACCGAGACCGCGACCGAGACCGAGACCGGGGCGGTGGCCCGATGA
- a CDS encoding energy-coupling factor ABC transporter substrate-binding protein gives MSKNTKINALLLLVVAALAVLPLALGLGDHKEEPFAGADAEAETAITEIEPDYEPWFSPLYEPPSGEIESALFALQAALGAGVLAYYFGIHRGRRQGEARALAGLAGAGDDSSTSGAGAGESPAGRV, from the coding sequence ATGAGCAAGAACACGAAGATCAACGCCCTGCTGCTGCTCGTCGTGGCCGCGCTCGCCGTCCTGCCGCTGGCCCTCGGCCTCGGCGACCACAAGGAGGAGCCCTTCGCGGGCGCCGACGCCGAGGCGGAGACCGCGATCACGGAGATCGAGCCGGACTACGAGCCGTGGTTCTCGCCGCTGTACGAGCCGCCGTCCGGTGAGATCGAGTCGGCCCTGTTCGCGCTGCAGGCCGCGCTCGGCGCGGGCGTCCTCGCGTACTACTTCGGCATCCACCGGGGCCGGCGCCAGGGCGAGGCACGGGCCCTGGCCGGGCTGGCGGGCGCCGGTGACGACAGCTCGACCAGCGGTGCCGGTGCCGGGGAGTCCCCCGCCGGGCGGGTCTGA
- the cbiQ gene encoding cobalt ECF transporter T component CbiQ, with product MLPIDAAAHSSRWRRRHPVDKAVLGLGLTVLAISLPPWPGAALVLLTALVVLLGPAGVPGRRLWRAYRVPLGFCVTGALPLLVQVGGPDGFVTLADGGPVRAGELLLRTSAASLGVLLFAFTTPMSDLLPRLVKAGVPAPVVDVALVTYRMSFLLLDSVRRIREAQAARLGHTTRAATWRSLGGLGATAFVRAFDRAARLQTGLAGRGYDGTLRVLVPEARISARFTTASVALLGAVAALTLVLDSSWKGR from the coding sequence GTGCTGCCGATCGACGCGGCGGCGCACAGCAGTCGCTGGCGCCGCCGCCATCCCGTGGACAAGGCCGTGCTCGGGCTCGGCCTCACCGTGCTCGCGATCTCCCTGCCGCCCTGGCCGGGCGCGGCCCTGGTCCTGCTGACCGCGCTCGTGGTGCTGCTGGGCCCGGCCGGGGTGCCGGGGCGCCGGCTGTGGCGGGCCTACCGGGTGCCGCTGGGTTTCTGTGTGACCGGGGCGCTGCCGCTGCTCGTCCAGGTCGGCGGGCCCGACGGGTTCGTGACCCTGGCCGACGGCGGACCGGTCCGCGCCGGGGAACTGCTGCTGCGCACCTCGGCGGCCTCCCTCGGCGTCCTGCTGTTCGCGTTCACCACCCCCATGTCGGACCTGCTGCCGCGCCTGGTGAAGGCCGGGGTGCCCGCGCCCGTCGTGGACGTGGCACTGGTCACGTACCGGATGAGCTTCCTCCTCCTGGACTCCGTGCGCCGGATCCGGGAGGCGCAGGCGGCCCGGCTCGGGCACACCACCCGGGCGGCCACCTGGCGTTCGCTCGGCGGACTCGGCGCCACCGCGTTCGTCCGGGCCTTCGACCGGGCGGCTCGCCTGCAGACGGGACTGGCGGGGCGGGGCTACGACGGCACCCTGCGCGTCCTGGTCCCCGAGGCACGGATCTCCGCCCGCTTCACCACGGCGAGCGTGGCCCTGCTCGGGGCCGTGGCCGCTCTCACCCTCGTACTGGATTCGTCCTGGAAAGGCCGCTGA